A single Acidaminococcus sp. DNA region contains:
- a CDS encoding L,D-transpeptidase, producing the protein MMMNQEYGRRPRKRRPAYGKLIFLLLVVAAAAFGAFYLADTVGNLLHKEESSPQAAQTELAPENAKQDVQKLPETIPETAGDHDYSILIVKGEHTLYLLDHGEKVAAWGCAIGKGGAGQKTKPGDNMTPTGNFYIDEIDDASSWSHDFHDGKGVIEHAYGPWFLSLDTTSVSKGKWDGIGIHGTHDPASIETNASEGCIRLKNENLRKLKKVVKVGTKVTIVE; encoded by the coding sequence ATGATGATGAACCAGGAATATGGAAGAAGGCCGCGGAAGCGCAGACCGGCCTACGGTAAATTGATTTTTCTTCTCCTTGTGGTGGCTGCGGCGGCTTTTGGAGCATTTTATCTTGCCGATACAGTCGGGAACTTATTGCACAAAGAAGAATCTTCCCCACAAGCCGCTCAAACCGAGCTTGCTCCTGAAAACGCAAAGCAGGACGTGCAGAAACTGCCGGAAACGATTCCTGAGACAGCGGGAGATCATGATTATTCAATCCTGATTGTCAAGGGAGAACATACCCTGTACTTACTGGACCATGGAGAAAAAGTCGCTGCCTGGGGCTGTGCCATCGGCAAAGGTGGTGCCGGGCAGAAAACGAAACCCGGCGATAACATGACTCCGACGGGAAATTTTTACATTGATGAAATTGATGATGCGTCGTCCTGGTCCCATGATTTTCATGATGGGAAGGGCGTCATTGAGCACGCTTACGGGCCATGGTTCCTGAGTCTTGATACGACTTCTGTCAGCAAGGGAAAATGGGATGGAATCGGTATTCATGGCACCCATGATCCGGCTTCCATCGAGACCAATGCTTCGGAAGGCTGTATCCGTCTGAAAAACGAAAATCTGCGGAAACTGAAGAAAGTCGTGAAAGTAGGGACGAAAGTTACGATTGTAGAGTGA
- a CDS encoding zinc-ribbon domain-containing protein, translating into MNTCPKCGKEIKANEKFCTSCGTPIVRCPKCGTPYLPGRKFCTACGAPLQAEDTPGMGKVRQTNVSPGGAAVSGQHKRNPRYQANQVPVPPVPPPNVQPAKKHSLTAILLAAVLIVGIGGGAVYYKTILEPQKKIEQEILANETKKKTAQEQTAKQEEVVSRIYELSSRKNEFDSRLTNAANTINGGDPGGAEQPLKDLNKDIDAALADLNKLKGNQETQKVIDELRQLFQYERQRSDGMLRGIQGDRAGYKDGGDAYDAYHELNGRFENDLRSLPKK; encoded by the coding sequence ATGAATACTTGTCCGAAATGCGGTAAAGAAATCAAAGCTAATGAAAAATTCTGTACTTCCTGCGGAACCCCGATTGTCCGCTGCCCAAAGTGCGGTACCCCTTACCTTCCGGGGCGCAAATTCTGCACTGCCTGCGGGGCTCCTTTACAGGCTGAGGACACTCCGGGGATGGGGAAAGTCCGGCAGACGAATGTTTCTCCGGGAGGGGCAGCGGTATCCGGGCAGCATAAGCGTAATCCCCGGTACCAGGCAAATCAGGTCCCGGTTCCGCCTGTGCCGCCCCCAAATGTACAGCCGGCAAAAAAGCACAGCCTGACGGCCATCCTTCTTGCTGCGGTTCTTATTGTGGGCATAGGGGGCGGAGCCGTCTATTACAAGACTATACTCGAACCTCAGAAAAAGATTGAGCAGGAAATTCTGGCGAATGAGACAAAGAAAAAGACAGCGCAGGAACAGACTGCAAAGCAGGAAGAGGTTGTTTCCAGGATTTACGAACTGTCTTCGCGAAAAAATGAGTTCGACAGCCGCCTGACCAATGCAGCCAATACCATCAACGGAGGGGATCCCGGCGGGGCAGAGCAGCCGCTGAAGGATCTGAATAAGGACATTGATGCCGCACTGGCCGATCTAAATAAGCTCAAGGGAAATCAAGAGACGCAGAAGGTCATCGATGAACTGCGTCAGCTTTTCCAATATGAACGGCAGCGTTCTGACGGGATGCTGCGCGGAATTCAGGGAGATAGGGCCGGTTATAAGGATGGCGGCGACGCTTATGACGCTTACCATGAACTGAATGGGCGCTTTGAGAATGATTTAAGAAGTCTGCCGAAAAAGTAA
- a CDS encoding class A beta-lactamase-related serine hydrolase: MKLKKVLSGLLAAGLLLLPQAVFPPVAAAAQNTAAAVQLSPRLKRVASIIAAAAPCRVYFSDLSSKYSFHRGNEAMSSASMIKVFILAKAYQDIADGTLSRDETFTLSDENVVGGSGTLQSLPYGTRVSLKKVLETMIIDSDNTATNIMIERLGMNNINAYMQAHGYQHSVLKRKMMDYDAIAAGRDNLTSVRDVGLLFKRLYKGKCVNKALDDEMLSIYKRQTDNDKIPAGLPAGTVVAHKTGEVNDVRHDGGIVYTPKGNYVLVIFTSNYYPYEDMAALSKKIYDAYVE; encoded by the coding sequence TTGAAACTGAAAAAAGTTTTATCCGGCCTCCTGGCAGCAGGGCTGCTTCTGCTCCCGCAGGCTGTGTTTCCGCCTGTGGCAGCGGCGGCACAAAATACGGCGGCTGCGGTGCAGTTAAGTCCGCGGCTTAAAAGAGTAGCGAGCATCATCGCTGCGGCAGCTCCGTGCCGCGTTTATTTTTCGGATCTTTCGTCAAAGTATAGCTTTCACCGCGGCAATGAGGCCATGTCTTCGGCCAGTATGATTAAAGTATTTATTCTTGCCAAAGCGTATCAGGATATTGCGGATGGTACCCTCAGCCGGGACGAAACTTTTACACTCTCCGATGAAAACGTAGTAGGCGGCTCGGGAACGCTGCAGAGTTTGCCGTATGGCACCAGGGTATCGCTGAAAAAAGTCCTGGAAACGATGATTATCGACAGTGATAATACGGCGACTAATATCATGATTGAACGGCTGGGCATGAACAATATCAATGCTTACATGCAGGCACACGGTTATCAGCACAGCGTTTTGAAACGTAAAATGATGGATTATGATGCCATTGCGGCGGGAAGGGACAATCTGACGAGTGTTCGGGACGTCGGACTTCTGTTCAAGCGTCTCTATAAAGGAAAGTGTGTAAATAAAGCGCTGGATGATGAGATGCTGTCCATCTACAAACGTCAGACCGACAATGACAAAATTCCGGCCGGGCTGCCGGCAGGGACTGTCGTCGCCCACAAGACCGGGGAAGTGAACGACGTGCGGCATGACGGCGGTATCGTCTATACCCCGAAAGGAAATTACGTACTCGTCATCTTCACATCAAACTATTATCCTTATGAGGATATGGCAGCGCTGTCAAAGAAAATCTATGATGCTTATGTAGAGTAA
- a CDS encoding LamB/YcsF family protein — protein sequence MKIDLNSDLGESFGNYKIGMDDQIIPLIISANIACGFHAGDPAVMQKTVALAVKNGTAIGAHPGYPDLVGFGRRKLAASPADVYAMIIYQVGALAAFAEAAGSKLQHVKPHGALYNTAAKDAALTEAIAQAVYDVDKDLILYAQPGTESIKAARKIGLKTACEVFADRSYQDDGSLTPRSQPGAMITDEAKSIAQVLSMVIDHKVTTLSGKVIPIEADSICVHGDGPKALAFVTKIRETLQAKGVEIAASGSFIK from the coding sequence ATGAAAATTGATTTGAATTCAGATTTAGGTGAAAGTTTCGGTAACTATAAAATCGGCATGGATGACCAAATCATTCCGCTCATTATCTCGGCAAATATTGCTTGTGGTTTTCATGCCGGTGATCCTGCCGTTATGCAAAAGACGGTTGCACTGGCTGTAAAAAACGGTACAGCCATCGGTGCCCACCCTGGTTATCCGGATCTGGTCGGCTTCGGACGCCGCAAGCTGGCTGCTTCGCCTGCCGATGTGTATGCCATGATTATCTATCAGGTCGGGGCTCTCGCTGCTTTCGCTGAAGCCGCTGGTTCAAAGCTCCAGCACGTCAAGCCCCATGGGGCACTCTACAATACAGCAGCCAAGGACGCAGCCCTGACGGAAGCCATTGCCCAGGCTGTTTACGATGTCGATAAAGACCTGATTCTCTACGCGCAGCCAGGTACGGAAAGTATCAAGGCAGCCCGGAAGATTGGCCTCAAAACAGCCTGCGAAGTCTTCGCTGACCGCAGTTACCAGGACGACGGCAGCCTGACCCCGCGTTCACAGCCCGGCGCCATGATTACGGACGAAGCAAAATCCATCGCCCAGGTTCTTTCCATGGTGATCGATCACAAAGTGACAACGCTTTCCGGCAAGGTCATTCCGATTGAGGCCGATTCTATCTGTGTGCATGGAGACGGGCCCAAGGCGCTGGCCTTTGTAACCAAGATCCGTGAAACGTTACAGGCCAAAGGTGTAGAAATTGCTGCTTCCGGCAGTTTCATTAAATAG
- the pxpB gene encoding 5-oxoprolinase subunit PxpB, producing the protein METAEDYLKQASFHPVGETALMVSFGNVISPEILRCTSALMKELKAQPFPGIIECTASYTGYTGVTIFYNPAAAVRESTSTDLAESKGYSAVMDHVKTLLKNIVLTDNADSPVVKIPVCFGGEYGPDLDDLAAQHHLTPEEVIRIYTEADYLVYMIGFAPGYPYMGGLPETLATPRRKTPRLVIPKGSVAIGGAQAGIYPMESPGGFNLIGRTPLELFRPENKEDPTVLHSGDHVKFYAVSSEEYQEISQKEGAQPCK; encoded by the coding sequence ATGGAAACTGCAGAAGACTATCTGAAGCAGGCATCTTTTCACCCCGTAGGCGAAACGGCACTCATGGTTTCATTTGGTAATGTCATTTCTCCCGAAATCCTGCGCTGCACCTCAGCTCTGATGAAAGAGCTCAAGGCGCAGCCTTTTCCCGGTATAATCGAGTGCACAGCTTCTTATACAGGTTATACAGGCGTTACCATTTTCTACAATCCGGCTGCAGCTGTCAGGGAATCCACCAGCACGGACCTTGCAGAAAGCAAAGGTTATTCCGCAGTAATGGACCATGTGAAGACCTTGCTCAAAAACATCGTACTCACGGACAACGCCGACTCCCCTGTCGTCAAGATCCCGGTCTGCTTCGGAGGGGAATACGGACCTGATCTGGATGACCTGGCGGCCCAGCATCACCTGACACCGGAAGAAGTCATCCGCATCTATACAGAAGCAGATTATCTCGTCTATATGATTGGTTTCGCCCCCGGCTATCCCTACATGGGAGGACTGCCGGAAACATTGGCCACGCCGCGCCGCAAGACGCCGCGCCTCGTCATCCCGAAGGGCAGTGTAGCCATCGGCGGAGCCCAGGCCGGCATCTATCCCATGGAATCGCCTGGCGGATTCAATCTGATAGGCCGCACGCCGCTGGAACTGTTCCGTCCTGAAAACAAAGAAGATCCGACCGTGCTCCATTCAGGTGACCACGTAAAATTTTATGCAGTCAGCAGCGAGGAATACCAGGAAATTTCACAGAAAGAAGGGGCACAGCCATGCAAATAG
- a CDS encoding MATE family efflux transporter: MMQDMTTGSPLKLILTFSLPLLLGNLFQQAYHLADAAIVGQTLGSMALAAVGSTSSVQFLVTGFCQGLCLGFAIPVGQRFGAKDLPEMHRYEAAGSLLAVLIALLLTAGTAFFCRNILHMLQVPQEIFEASWQYLFVIFLTIPFTIMYNWLAGIMRAVGDSRTPFLYLSAASLLNIVLDCLFIIVFHLGVFGAALATSISQAVSAFLCLRAVMRKFPVLHIASEERRLSFSHGRELLTMGVPMGMQWSVIAIGAMVMQSANNSLGTLYVAAFTAASKIKQFALCPFDAIATSVSTFVAQNYGARQMQRIRQGLRKGLAAAVGYGLCAGIMMVLFDEPLNRLFLDESHVGELYFASLYLRRLGYCLWLLGITNVCRGGLQGMGYAGRAMDTGLISMAGRIVVCIGFVGALGYDAVTWADQIAWFAGACASIPVLRQSLKETEIAFAKDKKGE, encoded by the coding sequence ATGATGCAGGATATGACTACCGGCAGTCCGCTGAAACTCATCCTGACGTTCAGTCTGCCTCTTTTGCTGGGAAATTTATTTCAGCAGGCTTATCATCTGGCGGATGCCGCCATTGTAGGTCAGACACTGGGATCCATGGCCCTTGCCGCCGTCGGCTCCACATCAAGTGTACAGTTTCTTGTGACCGGATTTTGTCAGGGCCTCTGCCTGGGGTTTGCCATTCCGGTGGGACAGCGCTTCGGGGCAAAAGATTTGCCGGAAATGCATCGGTACGAGGCCGCAGGCTCCCTGCTTGCTGTACTCATTGCTTTGCTTTTGACAGCAGGAACCGCCTTTTTTTGCCGCAATATCCTGCATATGCTTCAGGTGCCGCAGGAAATTTTTGAAGCTTCCTGGCAGTACCTTTTCGTCATCTTTCTCACCATCCCTTTTACCATTATGTATAATTGGCTGGCCGGCATCATGCGTGCGGTCGGGGACTCAAGGACGCCTTTTCTGTATTTATCCGCGGCCTCGCTGCTCAATATTGTGCTCGATTGTCTTTTCATCATTGTATTTCATCTGGGTGTCTTCGGGGCGGCACTGGCAACTTCGATTTCTCAGGCTGTATCGGCCTTTTTGTGCCTGCGCGCTGTTATGCGTAAGTTTCCGGTGCTGCATATCGCTTCCGAGGAACGAAGACTTTCGTTCTCCCATGGCCGTGAGCTCTTAACGATGGGCGTTCCTATGGGCATGCAATGGTCTGTGATTGCCATCGGTGCCATGGTGATGCAGAGCGCTAATAACAGTCTGGGAACGCTTTATGTAGCGGCCTTTACGGCTGCTTCCAAAATCAAACAGTTTGCCCTGTGTCCTTTTGACGCCATTGCGACTTCTGTTTCTACTTTTGTGGCGCAGAATTATGGCGCCCGGCAAATGCAGCGAATCCGTCAGGGACTTCGCAAGGGACTGGCAGCTGCTGTGGGATACGGTCTTTGCGCGGGGATTATGATGGTTTTATTTGATGAACCGCTGAACCGGCTTTTCCTGGATGAGTCCCATGTGGGTGAGCTGTACTTTGCATCGTTGTATTTACGCAGACTGGGGTACTGTCTCTGGCTTTTGGGCATTACGAACGTATGCCGCGGCGGACTGCAGGGCATGGGGTATGCCGGCCGGGCGATGGATACGGGGCTTATCAGCATGGCAGGCCGCATCGTCGTTTGTATCGGCTTTGTCGGTGCACTCGGATATGACGCCGTTACATGGGCGGATCAGATTGCCTGGTTTGCCGGAGCCTGTGCTTCTATTCCTGTGCTGCGGCAGTCACTCAAAGAAACGGAAATCGCTTTTGCAAAGGATAAAAAAGGAGAATAA
- a CDS encoding class A beta-lactamase-related serine hydrolase → MNIKQAIAAVLCAVTVSGCGFLKADVFPEKEPGKTVEKTAKTPQEPQKPVRDLSAVEKAVQQGSPCSLYFADMETGKVYTRKPQTMSSASMIKVFILARAYEAMADGELKRDESFVLSRDNVVGGSGVLQGLDYGTRVSLARVLETMIVDSDNTATNIMIDRLGMDSINRYMETHGYTHSKLRRKMMDYEAIRAGRDNLTDVQDIGLLFTRLHQGKCVSPELDQEMLAIYKKQKDREILPAGVPAGIEIAHKTGEVNDVRHDGGIVYSPKGAYVLVIFSGNYCAYSRMADISRQVYRAYVESGNPG, encoded by the coding sequence GTGAACATAAAACAAGCCATAGCAGCCGTTCTTTGTGCAGTGACGGTTAGTGGATGCGGCTTTTTGAAGGCGGACGTCTTTCCTGAAAAAGAACCGGGTAAGACTGTAGAAAAAACTGCCAAAACGCCGCAGGAACCACAAAAACCTGTGCGTGACCTGTCGGCCGTGGAAAAAGCCGTACAGCAGGGGAGCCCCTGTTCCCTTTACTTTGCCGATATGGAGACGGGCAAGGTTTACACGCGCAAGCCTCAGACCATGTCTTCTGCCAGTATGATTAAAGTGTTTATCCTCGCCAGAGCCTATGAGGCCATGGCTGACGGAGAGCTGAAGCGGGATGAGTCTTTTGTGCTGAGCCGTGACAATGTCGTCGGCGGTTCCGGCGTACTGCAGGGCCTGGATTACGGCACGCGGGTGTCCCTTGCCAGGGTTCTTGAAACGATGATTGTCGACAGCGACAATACGGCTACCAATATCATGATTGACCGGCTGGGTATGGATTCCATCAACCGCTACATGGAAACTCATGGCTATACTCATAGTAAACTGCGGCGCAAAATGATGGATTATGAAGCTATCCGGGCAGGACGGGACAATCTGACTGATGTGCAGGATATAGGCCTCCTTTTTACCAGACTGCATCAGGGAAAATGCGTCAGTCCGGAGCTGGATCAGGAAATGCTCGCTATTTATAAAAAGCAGAAGGACCGGGAAATTCTTCCAGCAGGAGTTCCTGCGGGTATTGAAATTGCCCATAAAACGGGCGAAGTCAACGATGTACGTCATGACGGGGGTATCGTTTACTCTCCGAAAGGCGCGTATGTGCTGGTAATTTTTTCCGGGAACTATTGTGCGTACAGCCGCATGGCCGATATCTCCCGTCAGGTTTACCGGGCCTACGTGGAAAGTGGAAACCCCGGCTGA
- a CDS encoding SH3 domain-containing protein produces MNKAESQFCVACGTPLTQNAAGSTSRRARQTGSQVPPVPAPAAPKKNKNPMMLILIAVIIGLCAGFGGYYYYQSVVIPKRQAEAEAIKVQAKNEAKAELAKQETAKQSGSDEQAAPAPKPKTRGVITGTEVYVREGPGTNYESLDYFDKGETVQILKIAGDWYEVRRSSGQVGWVYRQYCRAE; encoded by the coding sequence GTGAATAAGGCAGAGTCGCAGTTTTGTGTGGCGTGCGGAACACCGCTGACACAAAATGCTGCCGGTTCGACTTCCCGCCGCGCACGTCAGACGGGTTCGCAGGTACCGCCTGTCCCGGCTCCGGCTGCGCCTAAGAAAAATAAGAATCCTATGATGCTGATTTTGATTGCCGTGATTATCGGATTATGTGCCGGATTCGGCGGATACTATTATTATCAGTCCGTCGTGATTCCGAAACGGCAGGCAGAAGCTGAGGCTATCAAAGTGCAGGCCAAAAATGAGGCTAAAGCCGAACTGGCTAAGCAGGAAACGGCCAAGCAGTCCGGCAGCGATGAGCAGGCAGCGCCTGCACCCAAGCCTAAGACCCGCGGCGTCATTACCGGTACCGAAGTCTACGTCCGGGAAGGGCCGGGTACGAACTACGAATCCCTGGATTATTTTGATAAAGGGGAGACTGTGCAGATCCTTAAAATTGCCGGGGACTGGTATGAAGTCAGACGCAGCAGCGGACAGGTCGGCTGGGTTTATCGGCAATACTGCAGGGCAGAATGA
- a CDS encoding CapA family protein translates to MTSFSKKICIPVLLAIITLLELPSANTATTAEKTLSYPSVQQVELTSAPVQPQPANIDSQLSAKPMEAVRDPLTRITTLTITAAGDCTLGTDEHFGYEGTFPAAYDEAGDASVFLQGVKDVFQNDDLTIVNMEGPLTNRTTRAEKTFAFKGSPDYVNVLKEGSVEAASLANNHSFDYGNDAFWDTFLTLGNAGIMLFGYEESPVMTVKDIPVGLVGINVLEGSAESVLLPQLQKVKDQGAQLIIVYFHWGSELDTYPDEDQRYLAHTAIDNGAHLVLGSHPHVIQGTETYNGRTICYSLGNFCFGGNSNPSDKDTMIFRQTFTFKNGQLDSIETGETIPARISSTPWYNDYRPVILTGDEAARVKAKIKERSI, encoded by the coding sequence TTGACCTCTTTTTCTAAAAAAATCTGCATTCCTGTACTGCTTGCAATCATTACCTTACTCGAACTGCCATCGGCGAACACTGCTACAACAGCCGAAAAAACACTCTCCTACCCCAGCGTTCAGCAAGTGGAACTGACATCTGCCCCTGTACAGCCGCAGCCGGCTAACATAGACTCGCAGCTTTCTGCCAAACCGATGGAAGCTGTCCGGGACCCTCTGACAAGAATCACGACGCTTACCATTACGGCCGCCGGTGACTGCACACTTGGCACGGATGAACACTTCGGTTATGAAGGTACTTTCCCCGCTGCCTACGATGAAGCAGGCGACGCCTCCGTTTTTCTGCAGGGTGTCAAAGATGTTTTCCAAAATGATGACCTGACCATCGTCAATATGGAAGGTCCTTTGACGAACCGAACTACCCGGGCTGAAAAGACATTTGCTTTTAAAGGCAGTCCCGATTATGTCAACGTTCTTAAGGAAGGCAGCGTAGAAGCTGCCTCGCTGGCTAACAACCACAGTTTTGATTACGGAAATGATGCCTTCTGGGATACCTTTCTGACGCTGGGAAATGCCGGCATCATGCTTTTTGGATATGAAGAGAGCCCGGTCATGACAGTCAAGGATATTCCTGTAGGGCTTGTCGGTATCAACGTACTCGAAGGCAGTGCGGAAAGTGTGCTCCTTCCGCAGCTGCAGAAAGTCAAGGATCAGGGAGCACAGCTTATCATCGTTTATTTTCACTGGGGCTCGGAACTTGATACTTATCCGGACGAAGACCAGCGTTATCTTGCCCATACCGCCATTGATAACGGTGCCCATCTTGTGCTGGGTTCCCATCCGCACGTCATTCAGGGCACTGAAACATATAACGGACGCACCATTTGCTACAGCCTGGGTAATTTCTGTTTTGGCGGAAACAGCAATCCCAGCGACAAAGATACCATGATTTTCCGTCAGACCTTTACCTTCAAAAACGGCCAGCTTGACAGCATCGAAACGGGAGAAACAATTCCGGCCCGCATCTCCTCCACGCCCTGGTACAATGACTATCGGCCTGTCATACTTACCGGGGATGAAGCCGCAAGGGTAAAAGCAAAAATTAAAGAAAGATCGATATAA
- a CDS encoding N-acetylmuramoyl-L-alanine amidase, protein MKKIALMVLIFALGVSACASSQKAVPKETPQSAAPVVQEKAIEKPAIVEKPIAFTDKRRQLMREYSRIHYGQEMETIEPKAVVVHWTASNSMEGVYRFFYDEEKKSLKNGTLNVASHYLVGKDGTIWQLTPETALNRHAIGLNWCAIGIENVGGVDGREDLTEAQLEANIKLISYLHKKYPTITWVLGHYQQDKAMHTELWKENIKGYYHGKIDPGPIFMKGLKKGLSKEGVKFF, encoded by the coding sequence TTGAAAAAAATTGCGTTGATGGTACTTATTTTTGCACTGGGTGTGAGCGCCTGTGCTTCTTCCCAGAAGGCAGTACCCAAAGAAACACCGCAGAGCGCGGCGCCGGTCGTACAGGAAAAAGCTATCGAAAAACCGGCTATTGTAGAAAAGCCGATTGCCTTTACCGATAAACGGCGACAACTGATGAGAGAATATTCCCGCATCCATTACGGGCAGGAAATGGAGACAATCGAGCCGAAGGCTGTTGTCGTGCACTGGACAGCTTCAAATTCCATGGAAGGGGTGTACCGTTTCTTCTATGATGAGGAGAAAAAGAGCCTGAAGAATGGTACCCTGAACGTCGCTTCTCACTATCTTGTCGGCAAGGACGGGACAATTTGGCAGCTGACGCCGGAGACAGCGCTGAACCGCCACGCTATCGGCCTTAACTGGTGTGCCATCGGTATAGAAAATGTCGGCGGAGTGGACGGCCGGGAAGATTTGACGGAAGCTCAGCTCGAAGCCAATATCAAACTGATTTCCTATCTTCACAAAAAGTATCCCACGATTACCTGGGTCCTGGGGCATTACCAGCAGGACAAGGCCATGCATACAGAACTCTGGAAAGAAAATATCAAGGGTTATTATCATGGTAAAATCGATCCGGGCCCCATTTTTATGAAAGGCCTTAAAAAGGGTCTCAGCAAGGAAGGAGTGAAGTTCTTTTGA
- a CDS encoding LysR family transcriptional regulator, whose product MKTAFEMFLLAAEELNFSRAAERAYVTPQCLSDHIKRLEAHYHVKLFERRPHLRLTAEGAAMLRFLSRTQALELSLINELADISHGIRGVLRLGIPLTRGELLVPTLVPEFQKKYPNVDVRIRLNDTQKLEEMLLSGEIDLFLGVDAREHPLFDKEVIANEPLYLVIPEKLLKKYFGSRTEDKIRECYTSRIDLKGLSDIPLIMGYKNSTSTIAVENFLMKDHISASMPIQVSNFSITLDLCRSGNYSTFCSLAILRQLQRDEEKGHKFGDRLHIFRVNDLDKEMEISIVTHRDSQSLRYMTDFKELLKKYACREMQNAKLLVEKEQENYLKENS is encoded by the coding sequence GTGAAAACTGCTTTTGAAATGTTTCTTCTCGCCGCGGAAGAATTAAATTTTTCCCGCGCTGCAGAACGAGCCTACGTTACTCCGCAGTGCCTGAGTGATCATATCAAGCGTCTGGAAGCGCACTATCACGTCAAACTGTTCGAACGCCGCCCCCACCTTCGTTTGACAGCCGAGGGGGCAGCCATGCTGCGCTTTCTTTCGAGAACGCAGGCCCTGGAACTCAGTCTGATTAACGAACTGGCCGATATCAGCCATGGCATCCGCGGTGTACTCAGGCTGGGAATTCCGCTTACGCGCGGAGAACTCCTCGTCCCCACCCTGGTGCCGGAATTTCAAAAAAAGTATCCCAACGTAGATGTCAGGATACGGCTTAACGATACCCAGAAACTCGAAGAAATGCTGCTCAGCGGGGAAATCGATCTCTTTCTTGGCGTAGATGCAAGAGAACACCCTCTCTTTGACAAAGAAGTCATTGCCAATGAACCTCTTTATCTTGTCATTCCGGAGAAACTGCTGAAAAAGTATTTCGGGTCCCGTACCGAAGATAAAATTCGTGAATGTTACACAAGCCGCATTGATTTAAAAGGGCTTTCCGACATTCCGCTGATTATGGGATATAAAAATTCCACTTCAACGATTGCAGTGGAAAATTTCCTGATGAAAGACCATATTTCCGCATCCATGCCCATTCAGGTCAGCAATTTCAGTATTACACTCGATCTCTGCCGCAGCGGCAACTACTCCACCTTTTGCTCCCTGGCCATACTTCGTCAGCTGCAAAGAGATGAAGAAAAGGGGCACAAATTCGGCGACAGACTGCACATTTTCCGGGTAAATGATTTGGATAAGGAAATGGAAATCAGCATTGTTACCCATCGTGACAGTCAGTCACTTCGCTATATGACAGATTTTAAAGAACTCTTAAAAAAGTATGCATGCCGGGAAATGCAAAATGCAAAGCTTCTGGTGGAAAAAGAACAAGAAAATTATTTGAAGGAAAATTCTTAA
- a CDS encoding DUF805 domain-containing protein: MAGFCTQCGREIPDGARFCPNCGAPVADAQAQSSAGAAGEAWQGRKNTASGPQQKAGYGGAGQPDGNGCGGPGNGAQGAAWSGTQAGPGESYYQGNGYQNYGYGNAGGPAVPPTYEGTPEDSLQDVFLRTRGRLNRKRYLMRSIVFTIAFMVMALIFGDDDIFSDTNVAFDALVNLLTLPLDIRRVHDLNKSGWFAALLFVPIFGNLYYLYLLFAKGTVGPNRFGPDPLQRPDLYKQY, encoded by the coding sequence ATGGCAGGATTTTGCACTCAGTGCGGCCGTGAAATTCCGGACGGTGCCCGCTTTTGCCCAAACTGTGGGGCTCCGGTAGCGGATGCGCAGGCGCAGTCATCCGCAGGTGCGGCAGGGGAAGCCTGGCAGGGCCGGAAAAACACAGCATCGGGACCGCAGCAGAAGGCCGGTTACGGCGGAGCAGGACAGCCTGACGGTAATGGCTGCGGCGGACCGGGAAACGGCGCACAGGGAGCTGCCTGGAGCGGTACGCAGGCAGGTCCGGGCGAATCCTATTACCAAGGAAACGGTTATCAGAATTATGGTTACGGTAATGCAGGCGGGCCGGCAGTGCCGCCGACGTACGAGGGCACACCGGAAGACTCTTTGCAGGATGTGTTCCTGCGTACGCGGGGCAGGCTGAACCGCAAACGCTATCTGATGCGCAGCATTGTATTTACGATTGCGTTCATGGTGATGGCCCTTATTTTTGGAGACGACGATATCTTCTCGGATACGAATGTGGCCTTTGATGCACTGGTGAACCTTCTCACGCTGCCGTTAGATATCCGGAGAGTCCATGACCTCAACAAAAGCGGATGGTTTGCGGCACTTCTTTTTGTACCGATTTTCGGAAATTTGTACTATCTTTATTTGCTTTTTGCCAAAGGCACGGTGGGTCCGAACCGCTTCGGCCCGGATCCGCTCCAACGGCCTGATTTGTATAAACAGTACTGA